AGTTGGCTGTTTTGGCCATCGTACGCGCAGAGGGCTTGATTTTGGGAGAACGGCTTCGTCGTCCCGGCAAGTATTTGTATAGCAGAAAAATAGCTGTAAAAACAAGGACAGGAATCAGTAAACTCATGAGAAAGCCCAAGCTACCTTTCCATACCATATCCACAATTCCATATGCACCCAAAGCAAGGGTAAGCCAGAAAATAACCGCATGTCTGTTCATCATCTACTCATCCTTTCACAGGATCAAGAACCGGGCTGTTGAAGGTCTCCTTTGCAGGTGCATTTTCCAACTCAGCATCCAATTCAAGCATTCGCTTAAAAGAAGCAATGGATACCTCTACTTGATCATCGGTCGGTTCTTTGGTGGTCAGCAGTTGCAGCCACAGGCCAGGGTAGCCCAAATAACGAAGTACCGGAATCTCCCGCAGGGCATTGGTCAGCTTGAGGAATTCAAAAGAGAGGCCCAACACAATCGGAAGCAGCAGAAGCCGTTGTCCCATACGCTCCCACAGACTATCGTACGTAAACAGGGAATAGACGAGTACGCCGATAATCACGGTGAGCATAATGAAGCTGCTTCCGCAACGGTAATGCAGTCGGCTATATTTTTGCACGTTGGCTGGCGTTAATTCTTCTCCTGCTTCAAATGCAGTAATTACTTTATGCTCCGCACCGTGGTATTGAAACAACCGCTTGATCAGTGGAGTTTGGGAAATAGCCCATAAATAAGCCAGCAACAGAATTAGCTTAATAGCTCCTTCGGCGAGATTGTGCAGAATCTGGTTGTGAAATACATTTTCAAACAGAAAGTCCTCTACGACAACCGGAACGAGGGTTAACACAATTTTGCCGAACAAAAAGGAGATAATCCCGACGGCCGCCACACCGATGATCATGCTCAGGCTCCAGCGGGACTCTTCTTTTTTCTTTTGCTCTGCACGTTCTTCTGGATCGAGCTCATCATCTGCATAGGCATCAGCTGAATAATTTAAATGCTTGGTACCCTTGGCACTGGAATCGATGATACTTACAATTCCTCGCAGCAACGGTATTTTACGAAATTTGGATACCCAGGATTGCTCCTTGCGCGGTACTTCCAAATATGTGATTTCGCCGGTTTTACGGCGAACTGCCGTGACATTGACACGCTTGCCGCCGAACATGACACCTTCAATAACTGCCTGGCCACCGTAACTTACAGGCTTCGATGCTTGTGACAACCGACTCACCTCTCTTTATACGTGATACGTGCTTTTTTGTATATTGTATCGAATTTGGGAGTGAATATCTAGTTGGGGCAAATTCGAGAAGTGGGATTAAGGCCGCTCCAAGCTCGGATCATCCTTCCGATCACTGTTATTCCCGTACTTTTTGGATTAAATAAAAGATGTAGAGGTTAAAATCCGTGAATAAAGGCGAACGCTAACGCTTCTTCAGGACGAATCCGATCCCTCCGCAGCTACCCGCCCTCTCAATTTGTTTTAGGTGGGGGAGTAAAATCGTGTTTTATACCTCTATGAAAAGCTTGTTGCGGGGCTATAGCCCCATTTAGCTTTTTCCGAATTTAAAGCATTTCGGTTGTGGAATATTTACGAAAGCGGTGTCCCTGTATTAAATTTCTTTATCAGATTTGTGAAAAGTCTGATATTACTACCCCTTTAAGCGTAAGTATGTATAAAAAACTAATTTTAGACTCAGAGCTTTTGAGTGTTGAATAATGGACGTAAATACGTTTATTAACTAAGCCCATCAAAGAAAAAGTTGGCACAAGCGCATAAAGCAGCGGAGAGAACGGAATCGTTCTGAAGAAGCGACAGCGTTCGCCTTTGCCTCCGGATTTCTACCCTTGAGGGTATAAATCAGAAATCTGGAGGCAACAGCGATCGGAGGAATGATCCGTTCGCGTAGCGACCATATATGCACGCAGTACAAGTCATCACCAATCTTCGCCACACCTGCCCCTCATGTAATAAGAACTCACTAACGTCAGTGTTAAACTCACCCCTTCGGAGCATACTACCTAGCAAAACGGATATACAAACGCATCACAACGTGTAGCATCATGAAAGGGGAGCAAACGACATGAGTGAAACCTACTCCGTACCGAAGGGGAGACATAATCAGGAGCAGTCTCGTGAATCTCAGGACCAACGCAGCCATAACCATAACAGTAGTAGGGGCAGACAACAGTCAGGCAAAATACATACGCCGCTCATTCCCTTTGCGCTGGAGCTTGGTTTTTTTGCAGGTTTACTTTGGGGATTGCTGCGGTGGCTATTTTTTACGATGCATTTTACGATAGTAGCACCTGGCTTTCTGGCAGAGCCATTTTTCAAGCATTCGTTCATGAAAACAACGGCGGGGCATCTGGTAGGCTTGCTGTTTTTTATCGCACTATCCGTTATAGCTTCATTGGTATACACACTGATGCTCCGCCGATTTAAAGGACCTATGCCCGGCATCGTTTACGGTCTGGTCTGGTGGGTTATTTTATTTGTATTAACCGGCCCCAAGCTCGGGATGATGAATCCGCCTCATCGGCTAACATGGAATTCCATATATACGGAAATTTGCTTGTTTTTATTGTGGGGCTTGTTTATCGGCTA
This DNA window, taken from Paenibacillus kribbensis, encodes the following:
- a CDS encoding DUF1385 domain-containing protein, which produces MSQASKPVSYGGQAVIEGVMFGGKRVNVTAVRRKTGEITYLEVPRKEQSWVSKFRKIPLLRGIVSIIDSSAKGTKHLNYSADAYADDELDPEERAEQKKKEESRWSLSMIIGVAAVGIISFLFGKIVLTLVPVVVEDFLFENVFHNQILHNLAEGAIKLILLLAYLWAISQTPLIKRLFQYHGAEHKVITAFEAGEELTPANVQKYSRLHYRCGSSFIMLTVIIGVLVYSLFTYDSLWERMGQRLLLLPIVLGLSFEFLKLTNALREIPVLRYLGYPGLWLQLLTTKEPTDDQVEVSIASFKRMLELDAELENAPAKETFNSPVLDPVKG
- a CDS encoding YqhR family membrane protein, yielding MSETYSVPKGRHNQEQSRESQDQRSHNHNSSRGRQQSGKIHTPLIPFALELGFFAGLLWGLLRWLFFTMHFTIVAPGFLAEPFFKHSFMKTTAGHLVGLLFFIALSVIASLVYTLMLRRFKGPMPGIVYGLVWWVILFVLTGPKLGMMNPPHRLTWNSIYTEICLFLLWGLFIGYTIAVEYTDERKREPEKAGD